One region of Paucibacter aquatile genomic DNA includes:
- a CDS encoding CDP-6-deoxy-delta-3,4-glucoseen reductase → MNFQVTVQPSGRVFSVERDETMLSAAIRAGVGLPYGCKDGACGSCKSRLLEGRVIHGAHQPKTLTPEEEAAGMVLTCCATPQTDCTLEARAVPGAGQFPVLKLPSRVMSLSKPSSDVAVIRLQLPATQNFQFHAGQYVEFILRDGARRSYSMANAPHNLGTPAAVELHIRHMPGGKFTDHVFSEMKEKDILRMEGPFGSFFLREDSDKPIVLLASGTGFAPIKAIIERMQHLGSTRPAVLYWGCRSKADLYLHDWAAQAAAQMPNLTYVPVLSEPKAEDGWTGRCGFVHQAVLADLPDLSGHQVYACGAPIMVDSARADFTAKASLPAEEFYADSFTSEADKQA, encoded by the coding sequence ATGAACTTCCAGGTCACCGTCCAGCCCAGCGGCCGCGTCTTTTCCGTGGAACGCGATGAAACCATGCTCAGCGCCGCCATCCGCGCCGGCGTCGGCCTGCCCTATGGCTGCAAGGACGGCGCTTGCGGCTCCTGCAAGAGCCGCCTGCTGGAAGGCCGGGTGATCCACGGCGCCCACCAGCCCAAGACCCTCACCCCCGAGGAAGAAGCGGCCGGCATGGTGCTGACCTGCTGCGCCACGCCGCAGACCGACTGCACCCTGGAAGCGCGCGCCGTGCCGGGCGCCGGCCAGTTCCCCGTGCTCAAGCTGCCCAGCCGCGTGATGAGCCTGAGCAAGCCCAGCAGCGATGTGGCCGTGATCCGCCTGCAACTGCCGGCCACGCAGAACTTCCAGTTCCACGCCGGCCAGTATGTGGAGTTCATCTTGCGAGATGGCGCGCGCCGCAGCTACTCCATGGCCAACGCGCCTCACAACCTGGGCACGCCGGCCGCGGTGGAGCTGCACATCCGCCACATGCCCGGTGGCAAGTTCACCGACCATGTCTTCAGCGAGATGAAGGAAAAAGACATCCTGCGTATGGAAGGCCCCTTCGGCAGCTTCTTCCTGCGCGAGGACAGCGACAAGCCCATCGTGCTGCTGGCCAGCGGCACCGGTTTTGCGCCCATCAAGGCCATCATCGAGCGCATGCAGCACCTGGGCAGCACCCGCCCGGCCGTCTTGTACTGGGGCTGCCGCAGCAAGGCCGATCTCTACCTGCACGACTGGGCCGCGCAGGCCGCGGCCCAGATGCCCAACCTGACTTATGTGCCCGTGCTGTCCGAGCCCAAGGCCGAAGACGGCTGGACCGGCCGCTGCGGCTTCGTCCACCAGGCGGTGCTGGCCGACCTGCCCGATCTGTCCGGCCACCAGGTGTACGCTTGCGGAGCGCCCATCATGGTGGACTCGGCACGCGCCGATTTCACGGCCAAGGCAAGCCTGCCCGCGGAAGAGTTCTACGCCGACTCCTTCACCTCCGAAGCCGACAAGCAAGCTTGA
- a CDS encoding NUDIX domain-containing protein: MSQDAAQTFRFCPLCASGLEMRSEPEDSGPTTRLRCSACSFTHWNNPTPVLAAVVECVDREGQVLLARNAAWTERFFGLITGFMEAGESPEAGVSREVLEETGLQVEGLSLLGVWDFQRKNQLLVAYHVRARGEIRLSPELAEYKLIAPERLRCWRGGTGQALATWLRSKGLEPQWMD, translated from the coding sequence ATGAGCCAGGATGCTGCGCAGACCTTTCGCTTCTGCCCGCTGTGTGCGTCCGGGCTGGAGATGCGCAGCGAGCCGGAAGACAGCGGCCCGACCACGCGCTTGCGCTGCAGCGCCTGCAGCTTCACGCACTGGAACAACCCGACGCCGGTGCTGGCCGCGGTGGTCGAATGTGTGGACCGCGAGGGTCAGGTCTTGCTGGCCCGCAACGCCGCCTGGACCGAGCGCTTTTTCGGCCTGATCACCGGCTTCATGGAAGCGGGTGAATCGCCCGAGGCCGGTGTCAGCCGCGAGGTGCTGGAGGAAACCGGTCTGCAAGTTGAAGGGCTGAGCCTGCTTGGCGTCTGGGACTTCCAGCGCAAGAACCAGCTGCTCGTGGCTTACCACGTGCGGGCTCGCGGCGAGATCCGCCTGTCGCCCGAGCTGGCCGAATACAAGTTGATCGCGCCCGAGCGCCTGCGCTGCTGGCGCGGCGGTACCGGTCAGGCCCTGGCGACCTGGCTGCGCAGCAAGGGCCTGGAGCCACAGTGGATGGATTGA
- a CDS encoding rhomboid family intramembrane serine protease — protein sequence MPPIPPVTKAFMLACVGLYCLFYLVPGLKEPFELWPLMTGNFLPWQPLTYAFLHGGEFHLFFNMLGLWMFGSELERVWGAKRYTQILVASTISAAAVQLIVTFLLGSFAPTVGASGALFGLLLSFGMLFPDRIIVPLFPPIPMKAKYFVAIFGTLELILGLNNNSGVAHFAHLGGMLGAYLLIRYWRTARRR from the coding sequence ATGCCCCCGATTCCTCCGGTGACCAAAGCCTTCATGCTGGCCTGCGTGGGCCTGTACTGCCTGTTCTATCTGGTTCCCGGCCTCAAGGAACCTTTCGAGCTCTGGCCCCTGATGACGGGCAACTTCCTGCCCTGGCAACCGCTGACCTACGCCTTTTTGCACGGCGGCGAGTTCCACCTGTTCTTCAATATGCTGGGTCTGTGGATGTTCGGCTCCGAGCTGGAGCGCGTCTGGGGCGCCAAGCGCTACACCCAGATCCTGGTGGCCAGCACCATCAGCGCCGCTGCGGTGCAGCTGATCGTCACCTTCTTGCTCGGCTCCTTCGCGCCGACCGTGGGCGCCTCGGGCGCGCTGTTCGGCCTGCTGCTGTCCTTCGGCATGCTGTTCCCGGACCGCATCATCGTGCCCTTGTTCCCGCCGATTCCGATGAAGGCCAAATACTTCGTCGCCATCTTCGGCACACTGGAGCTGATCCTGGGCCTGAACAACAACAGCGGCGTGGCCCACTTCGCCCACCTGGGCGGCATGCTGGGTGCCTACCTCCTGATCCGCTACTGGCGCACGGCGCGCCGCCGCTGA
- a CDS encoding LysR substrate-binding domain-containing protein — protein MPNPLDKRRALTPEALAMMDTIARTGSFAAAAREMGRVPSALTYSVRQLEEALDVLLFDRRSRQAELTAAGQELLFEGRRLLQEMDAVANRVRRIATGWESELTIAIDDAIARRAIFDLMEAFYQLRDEAGQAPPTRLKLRVEVMVGTWEALMSGQADLAIGTSTQPPSAGFKCELLGDMEMILCVAPHHALASAPTPLSAAQIAQHRIIAVADTARSLAPRTVGVLPGQEVLTMPSMAAKLEALMRGLGCGSLPTPMVRRQIEAGRLVHKPSDQEPRVVPMHYAWRDNGQPPARALAWWLSQLQSSATRRALLEQHEGLLL, from the coding sequence ATGCCCAACCCCCTCGACAAACGCCGTGCCCTGACCCCCGAAGCCCTGGCCATGATGGACACCATCGCCCGCACCGGCAGCTTTGCCGCCGCAGCCCGGGAGATGGGGCGTGTGCCCTCGGCCCTGACCTACAGCGTGCGCCAGCTCGAAGAAGCACTCGATGTGCTGCTCTTCGACCGCCGCAGCCGCCAGGCCGAGCTGACCGCCGCCGGCCAGGAGCTGCTGTTCGAAGGCCGGCGCCTCCTGCAGGAGATGGACGCCGTGGCCAACCGCGTGCGCCGCATCGCCACCGGCTGGGAAAGCGAGCTGACGATTGCCATCGACGACGCCATCGCCCGCCGCGCCATCTTTGACCTGATGGAGGCCTTCTACCAGCTGCGCGACGAAGCCGGCCAGGCCCCGCCAACGCGGCTCAAGCTGCGCGTGGAGGTGATGGTGGGCACCTGGGAGGCGCTGATGTCGGGCCAGGCCGATCTGGCCATCGGCACCTCGACCCAGCCGCCCAGCGCCGGCTTCAAATGCGAGCTGCTCGGCGATATGGAGATGATTCTCTGCGTCGCCCCGCACCACGCGCTGGCCAGCGCGCCGACGCCGCTGAGCGCCGCGCAGATCGCCCAGCACCGCATCATCGCCGTGGCCGACACGGCCCGCAGCCTGGCCCCGCGCACCGTGGGCGTGCTGCCGGGTCAGGAGGTGCTGACCATGCCCTCGATGGCGGCCAAGCTGGAGGCGCTGATGCGCGGCCTGGGCTGCGGCTCCCTGCCCACGCCCATGGTGCGCCGTCAGATCGAGGCCGGCCGCCTGGTGCACAAACCCAGCGATCAGGAGCCGCGCGTCGTGCCCATGCACTACGCCTGGCGTGACAACGGCCAGCCGCCGGCCCGCGCCCTGGCCTGGTGGCTGAGCCAGCTGCAAAGCAGCGCCACCCGCCGCGCCCTGCTGGAGCAGCACGAGGGGCTGTTGCTCTGA
- a CDS encoding FKBP-type peptidyl-prolyl cis-trans isomerase, translating into MTALPSGLQFEDTVVGDGAEAKAGQRVTVHYTGWLYKNGNKGKKFDSSKDRGDPFRFHLAGGEVIRGWDEGVQGMKIGGTRMLVIPAELGYGARGAGGVIPPNATLLFQVELLAV; encoded by the coding sequence CTGACCGCCCTGCCCAGCGGTCTGCAATTCGAAGACACCGTGGTCGGCGACGGCGCCGAAGCCAAGGCCGGCCAGCGCGTCACCGTGCACTACACCGGCTGGCTGTACAAGAACGGCAACAAGGGCAAGAAGTTCGATTCCAGCAAGGACCGCGGCGACCCGTTCCGCTTCCACCTGGCCGGCGGCGAAGTGATCCGCGGCTGGGACGAAGGCGTGCAAGGCATGAAGATCGGCGGCACCCGCATGCTGGTGATCCCGGCCGAGCTGGGCTATGGCGCCCGCGGCGCCGGCGGCGTGATCCCGCCCAATGCCACCCTGCTGTTCCAGGTGGAATTGCTGGCTGTCTGA
- a CDS encoding sulfurtransferase TusA family protein, whose protein sequence is MDAHKEIDTRGLNCPLPILKAKKALAEMESGQLLKVVATDPGSMRDFQAFARQTGNELVQQSSQGEEYIHVLKRR, encoded by the coding sequence ATGGACGCCCACAAAGAAATCGACACCCGCGGCCTGAACTGCCCCCTGCCCATCCTCAAGGCCAAGAAAGCCTTGGCCGAGATGGAGAGCGGGCAGTTGCTCAAGGTGGTGGCCACCGACCCCGGTTCCATGCGCGACTTCCAGGCCTTTGCTCGGCAGACCGGCAACGAACTGGTGCAGCAAAGCAGCCAGGGCGAGGAATACATCCACGTGCTCAAGCGCCGCTGA
- the cysM gene encoding cysteine synthase CysM, which produces MSSPNRKHYASLEELIGNTPLVRLQRLLAPELAARGNVILGKLEGNNPAGSVKDRPAISMIRRAEERGEVKPGDTLIEATSGNTGIALAMAAAIRGYRMVLIMPEDLSIERAQTMKAFGAELILTPRSGGMEYARDLAEQMQRDGKGRVLDQFANGDNPRVHYETTGPEIWRDTEGQITHFVSAMGTTGTITGTSRYLKEQNPAVRIIGAQPSEGSRIPGIRKWPEAYLPKIYRPEAVDELMLVSQADAEDMARRLASQEGLFAGISAAGACWVALQLARTVENATIVFIVCDRGDRYLSTGVFPA; this is translated from the coding sequence ATGAGCAGCCCCAACCGCAAACATTACGCCAGCCTTGAAGAGCTGATCGGCAACACGCCCCTGGTCCGTCTGCAGCGCCTGCTGGCGCCGGAGCTGGCCGCGCGCGGTAACGTCATCCTCGGCAAACTGGAGGGTAACAACCCGGCCGGCTCGGTCAAGGACCGGCCCGCCATCAGCATGATCCGGCGCGCCGAAGAGCGCGGCGAGGTCAAGCCCGGCGACACCCTGATCGAGGCCACCTCGGGCAACACCGGCATCGCCCTGGCCATGGCTGCGGCCATTCGCGGCTATCGCATGGTGCTGATCATGCCGGAGGACCTGTCCATCGAGCGGGCCCAGACCATGAAGGCCTTCGGCGCCGAGCTGATCCTGACGCCGCGTTCCGGCGGCATGGAATACGCCCGCGATCTGGCCGAGCAGATGCAGCGCGATGGCAAGGGCCGGGTGCTCGACCAGTTCGCCAACGGCGACAACCCGCGCGTGCACTACGAGACCACGGGCCCGGAGATCTGGCGCGACACCGAAGGCCAGATCACCCATTTCGTCAGCGCCATGGGCACGACCGGCACCATCACCGGCACCTCGCGCTACCTGAAAGAGCAGAACCCGGCAGTGCGCATCATCGGCGCCCAGCCCTCCGAAGGCTCGCGCATCCCCGGCATTCGCAAATGGCCCGAGGCCTACCTGCCCAAGATCTACCGCCCCGAGGCGGTGGACGAGCTGATGCTGGTCAGTCAGGCCGATGCCGAGGACATGGCGCGCCGCCTGGCCAGCCAGGAAGGCCTGTTCGCCGGCATCTCCGCGGCCGGTGCCTGCTGGGTGGCGCTGCAGCTGGCGCGCACGGTGGAGAACGCCACCATCGTCTTCATCGTCTGCGATCGCGGCGACCGCTATCTCTCCACGGGTGTGTTCCCGGCATGA
- a CDS encoding M1 family metallopeptidase, whose translation MACLLALLASAGRADWLGQHYALSLRPDFARQTLEGEAQIELTQQSPAQAQNSVQLRSPRLDITAARLAGQVLRLRRLDGPEDGWQIDLPAHAAKQSQLSLSIRYRAQAGEGLMFGPEHVYTAFHSCQWLPCAGTDLSRASIQISLELPEGYDSLASGRRMPSLGHAQRWQQDLPYPLYTLGFAAGRFSRVQMDSGVTGQPELAFLGVSDDTETLRAKFAPSAAMLAFFSEKAGIALPQPVYSQLLLPGGAAQEASSYALIGRRMLDPILETPQEDWVIAHEMAHQWWGNLLSCAEWRDFWLNEGITTFMTAAWKRHRWGEAAYQRELGLMHRGMQRARDAGFDRPLSWPGDYPSLSLKRAIHYSKGALFMVALLEHMGEQEFWAGLRHYTQVHAGRSVRAADFQQAMQAQSRRDLAPLFQHWVYENAAGSAPQGKVER comes from the coding sequence ATGGCTTGCCTGCTCGCCCTGCTTGCGAGCGCCGGGCGTGCGGACTGGCTGGGCCAGCACTACGCCCTGAGCTTGCGACCTGATTTCGCGCGTCAAACCCTGGAGGGCGAGGCGCAAATCGAGCTGACGCAGCAAAGCCCAGCCCAGGCGCAGAACAGCGTGCAGCTGCGCTCGCCCCGGCTGGACATCACGGCCGCACGCCTCGCGGGTCAGGTCTTGCGCTTGAGGCGACTGGATGGGCCGGAAGACGGGTGGCAGATCGACCTGCCCGCCCATGCGGCCAAGCAGTCGCAGCTGAGCTTGAGCATCCGCTACCGCGCCCAAGCCGGCGAGGGGCTGATGTTCGGCCCGGAGCATGTCTACACCGCCTTCCACAGCTGCCAGTGGCTGCCTTGTGCCGGGACAGACCTCAGCCGCGCGAGTATCCAGATCAGCCTCGAGCTGCCCGAGGGCTACGACAGCCTGGCCAGTGGCCGCCGCATGCCCAGCTTGGGGCACGCGCAGCGTTGGCAGCAAGACCTGCCCTACCCGCTCTACACCCTGGGTTTTGCCGCTGGCCGGTTCAGCCGCGTGCAAATGGACTCAGGTGTCACAGGGCAACCCGAGCTGGCCTTTCTGGGTGTCAGCGATGACACAGAGACCTTGCGAGCCAAGTTCGCACCGAGCGCCGCCATGCTGGCCTTCTTCAGCGAGAAAGCGGGCATCGCTCTGCCCCAGCCGGTGTACAGCCAGCTGTTGCTACCGGGCGGCGCGGCACAGGAAGCCAGCAGCTATGCCTTGATTGGGCGTCGCATGCTGGACCCGATTCTGGAAACACCGCAAGAAGACTGGGTGATTGCGCACGAGATGGCCCACCAGTGGTGGGGCAATCTGCTCAGTTGCGCGGAGTGGCGTGATTTCTGGCTCAACGAAGGCATCACCACCTTCATGACCGCCGCCTGGAAGCGACACCGCTGGGGTGAGGCTGCCTACCAGCGCGAACTGGGCCTGATGCACAGAGGCATGCAGCGCGCGCGCGACGCCGGCTTCGACAGACCGCTGAGCTGGCCGGGTGACTACCCCAGCCTGAGCCTCAAACGCGCCATCCACTACAGCAAAGGTGCGCTCTTCATGGTCGCGCTGCTCGAACACATGGGCGAGCAGGAATTCTGGGCTGGTCTGCGCCACTACACACAAGTCCATGCGGGTCGCAGTGTACGAGCGGCCGATTTCCAGCAGGCCATGCAGGCTCAAAGCCGACGCGACCTGGCGCCTTTGTTTCAGCACTGGGTGTACGAAAACGCGGCAGGCAGCGCGCCGCAGGGCAAGGTCGAGCGCTGA
- the gluQRS gene encoding tRNA glutamyl-Q(34) synthetase GluQRS, translating into MPSTTVSGGYVGRFAPSPTGPLHAGSLVAALASWLDARAQRGRWLLRIEDVDGPRCPPGADRFILDQLARCGLHPDEPPARQSQRGALYQAALMRLQAQGWAYGCACSRKEIAAALLARGGTLERHGELVYPGSCRAGTQGRPPRAWRLRSTAGLQNEASLQIDWQDRRLGAQTQDLTLAVGDFVLRRADGLWAYQLAVVVDDAEQGISDVVRGEDLADNTPRQIRLQQLLGLPTPRYLHTPLVLGAHGEKLSKQNGAAALALDTPADALRALREAAAALGLPAELAGASVSEFLASAVQGWRAFDGMMPASSSPSPLAPALPLAQPGDESAF; encoded by the coding sequence ATGCCGAGCACCACGGTATCCGGCGGCTATGTCGGCCGCTTCGCCCCCTCACCCACCGGCCCGCTGCATGCCGGCTCCCTGGTCGCGGCCCTGGCCAGCTGGCTCGATGCCCGGGCCCAGCGCGGCCGCTGGCTGCTGCGCATCGAAGATGTGGACGGTCCGCGCTGCCCGCCTGGCGCCGACCGCTTCATCCTCGATCAGTTGGCCCGTTGCGGCCTGCACCCCGACGAACCGCCCGCGCGGCAATCGCAGCGCGGCGCGCTCTACCAGGCGGCGCTCATGCGCCTGCAGGCTCAAGGCTGGGCTTACGGCTGCGCCTGCTCACGCAAGGAGATTGCCGCGGCCCTGCTGGCCCGCGGCGGCACGCTTGAGCGCCACGGCGAGCTGGTCTACCCCGGCAGCTGCCGCGCCGGCACCCAGGGCCGCCCCCCACGCGCCTGGCGCCTGCGCAGCACGGCCGGCCTGCAGAACGAGGCCTCGCTGCAGATCGACTGGCAGGACCGCCGCCTGGGCGCACAGACGCAAGACCTGACCCTGGCCGTGGGCGACTTCGTGCTGCGCCGTGCCGATGGTCTCTGGGCTTACCAACTGGCCGTGGTGGTGGACGATGCCGAGCAAGGCATCAGCGATGTGGTGCGCGGCGAAGATCTGGCCGACAACACACCGCGCCAGATCCGACTGCAACAGCTGCTCGGCCTGCCCACGCCGCGCTATCTGCACACGCCCCTGGTGCTGGGCGCCCATGGCGAAAAGCTGTCCAAACAGAATGGCGCGGCCGCCCTGGCGCTGGACACGCCGGCCGATGCACTGCGGGCCCTGCGTGAGGCGGCCGCGGCGCTGGGCCTGCCGGCCGAGCTGGCCGGCGCTTCGGTCAGCGAGTTCCTGGCCAGCGCCGTGCAGGGCTGGCGCGCTTTTGATGGCATGATGCCCGCCTCTTCGTCGCCATCCCCTCTTGCACCGGCACTCCCGCTTGCGCAGCCGGGCGACGAATCCGCTTTTTGA
- a CDS encoding 2OG-Fe dioxygenase family protein has product MFTPPYVPAAEFEAQLRSQGAAVLAPASLPDCLQLSAQDLAALSPFWNDLPPDAYLRDGGRYRYRRHGCFVAEGNRLSQAPHRAHWQPLDYNALHGGIERWFEPMAEAAVALPAWRQLLLGLAGIASRHKGEQAWYIEAHQFRIDTTDGIGRPTPEGAHRDGVDFVAVFLIDRQGIKGGESRVFEAHGPQGQRFTMNEPWTLLLLDDERVIHETTPIQPTAEHGHRDTLVLTLRRGGFQASA; this is encoded by the coding sequence ATGTTCACGCCCCCCTACGTTCCCGCCGCTGAATTTGAAGCGCAGCTGCGCAGCCAGGGGGCGGCCGTGCTGGCCCCCGCCAGCCTGCCGGACTGCCTGCAGCTCTCAGCCCAGGACCTGGCCGCGCTCAGCCCCTTCTGGAACGACCTGCCGCCCGACGCCTACCTGCGCGACGGCGGCCGTTACCGCTACCGCCGCCACGGCTGCTTCGTCGCGGAGGGCAATCGGCTGAGCCAGGCGCCGCACCGCGCGCATTGGCAGCCGCTGGACTACAACGCCTTGCATGGCGGCATCGAACGCTGGTTCGAGCCCATGGCCGAGGCCGCCGTGGCCCTGCCCGCCTGGCGCCAGCTGCTGCTGGGCCTGGCTGGCATCGCCTCGCGGCACAAGGGCGAGCAGGCCTGGTACATCGAAGCGCACCAGTTCCGCATCGACACCACCGACGGCATCGGCCGCCCCACGCCCGAGGGCGCTCACCGCGACGGCGTCGATTTCGTGGCCGTGTTTCTGATCGACCGGCAGGGCATCAAGGGCGGCGAGTCGCGCGTGTTTGAAGCCCATGGCCCACAAGGCCAGCGCTTCACCATGAACGAGCCCTGGACCCTGCTGCTACTGGATGACGAACGCGTGATCCACGAAACCACGCCCATCCAGCCCACGGCTGAGCATGGCCACCGCGACACCTTGGTGCTGACCCTGCGCCGCGGCGGTTTCCAGGCCTCGGCTTGA
- a CDS encoding Leu/Phe/Val dehydrogenase, which produces MNDLARAIAAAPAASIPSSLFGLPDQKPHERVLLAADAETGLKAILAVHSTARGPAFGGCRFWTYDNELAALNDALRLSQGMSLKNALADLPFGGGKAVIIKPAGDFDRPALFAAFGRAVQSLQGAYITAEDVGTTTADMLGMQAHTQFVSGIPRAGAFGGDPSPKTAWGVFVSIEAGVRLHLKRSSLDGVRVALQGLGAVGWHLAEFLHKAGAKLVVADVDAAKVARAQEQLGATAVGIHEILSADVDVLAPCALGASLNASSIPTIRAQLIAGAANNQLATVEDGDTLQQRGICYLPDYLVNAGGIISVAREYRNEGEESAVMAEVSRIGERVAELLERVKAEGTTPGRAADAWARSKLVKPV; this is translated from the coding sequence ATGAACGATCTCGCCCGCGCGATTGCCGCTGCTCCGGCCGCCTCCATCCCCTCTTCGCTGTTCGGCCTGCCCGATCAAAAGCCGCATGAGCGCGTGCTGCTGGCCGCAGACGCCGAAACCGGCCTGAAGGCCATCCTGGCCGTGCACAGCACCGCCCGCGGCCCGGCCTTCGGTGGCTGCCGTTTCTGGACCTATGACAACGAGCTGGCCGCGCTGAACGACGCGTTGCGCCTCTCGCAAGGCATGAGCCTGAAGAACGCCCTGGCCGACCTGCCCTTCGGCGGCGGTAAGGCCGTGATCATCAAGCCGGCCGGCGATTTCGACCGCCCCGCCCTGTTCGCTGCCTTCGGCCGCGCCGTGCAATCGCTGCAAGGCGCCTACATCACCGCCGAAGACGTGGGCACCACCACGGCCGACATGCTGGGCATGCAGGCCCACACGCAATTCGTCAGCGGCATCCCGCGCGCCGGTGCCTTCGGTGGCGACCCGAGCCCCAAGACCGCCTGGGGCGTGTTCGTCTCGATCGAAGCCGGCGTGCGCCTGCACCTGAAGCGCAGCTCGCTGGACGGCGTGCGCGTGGCCCTGCAAGGCCTGGGCGCCGTGGGCTGGCACCTGGCCGAGTTCCTGCACAAGGCCGGCGCCAAGCTGGTGGTGGCCGATGTGGACGCCGCCAAGGTGGCCCGCGCGCAAGAACAGCTGGGCGCCACCGCCGTGGGCATCCATGAGATCCTGTCGGCCGATGTCGACGTGCTGGCGCCTTGCGCCCTGGGCGCATCGCTGAACGCCAGCAGCATCCCCACCATCCGCGCCCAGCTGATCGCCGGCGCCGCCAACAACCAGCTGGCCACCGTGGAAGACGGCGACACCCTGCAACAGCGCGGCATCTGCTACCTGCCCGACTACCTGGTCAATGCCGGCGGCATCATCAGCGTGGCGCGCGAGTACCGCAATGAAGGCGAAGAGTCGGCCGTGATGGCCGAAGTCAGCCGCATCGGCGAGCGCGTCGCCGAACTGCTGGAACGCGTCAAGGCCGAGGGCACGACCCCGGGCCGCGCGGCCGACGCCTGGGCCCGCTCCAAGCTGGTCAAGCCGGTCTGA
- a CDS encoding SDR family oxidoreductase, whose protein sequence is MPFSPASCPSAQSACSDRPARPARRLGRPRLLIVGCGDVGMRVLGLLAGRWQVRALSSSPGRFAELRAAGAQPVLGNLDDAASLAGLAGWADAVLHLAPPPGQGERDLRTLNLLRALARRSTPAHLVYASTTGVYGDCGGARFDESRPVAPRSDRARRRVDAERLLRGFGPTFGCRVTILRVPGIYAGNRVGGHPRERLQRGSPVLRREDDVYTNHIHADDLARACLRALWRGAPQRVLHVCDDSEHLMGDYFDLAADLCGLSRPPRISREEAQQQMSAMQLSFMSESRRLSNCRLKTELGLKLRYPRPEDGLLA, encoded by the coding sequence ATGCCCTTCAGCCCCGCTTCATGTCCCTCTGCTCAGTCTGCTTGCTCTGATCGCCCTGCGCGCCCCGCTCGCCGCCTGGGCCGGCCGCGGCTCTTGATCGTGGGCTGTGGCGATGTCGGCATGCGGGTGCTGGGCCTGCTGGCCGGGCGTTGGCAGGTGCGGGCCTTGAGTTCCAGCCCGGGCCGCTTCGCCGAGCTGCGTGCGGCCGGCGCCCAGCCGGTGCTGGGCAATCTGGACGACGCGGCTTCTCTGGCCGGCCTGGCCGGCTGGGCCGATGCCGTGCTGCATCTGGCGCCGCCTCCGGGCCAGGGTGAGCGGGATCTGCGCACGCTGAACCTTTTGCGCGCGCTGGCGCGTCGCTCCACGCCGGCGCATCTGGTCTATGCCAGCACGACCGGGGTGTACGGCGATTGCGGCGGGGCGCGTTTCGATGAGTCGCGCCCGGTGGCGCCGCGCAGCGATCGGGCCCGCCGGCGCGTCGATGCCGAGCGCCTGCTGCGCGGCTTCGGCCCGACTTTTGGCTGCCGGGTGACGATTCTGCGGGTGCCGGGCATCTATGCCGGCAACCGGGTCGGCGGCCATCCGCGCGAGCGGCTGCAGCGGGGCTCGCCGGTGCTGCGGCGCGAGGACGATGTCTACACCAACCACATCCATGCCGACGATCTGGCTCGCGCCTGCCTGCGCGCGCTCTGGCGCGGGGCGCCGCAGCGGGTGCTCCACGTTTGCGATGACAGTGAACACTTGATGGGCGACTACTTCGACCTGGCGGCTGATCTGTGCGGCCTGAGCCGGCCGCCGCGCATCAGCCGTGAAGAGGCGCAGCAGCAGATGTCTGCGATGCAGCTGAGCTTCATGAGCGAATCGCGGCGCTTGAGCAACTGCCGCCTGAAAACCGAGCTGGGTTTGAAGCTGCGCTACCCGCGGCCCGAGGACGGCCTGCTGGCCTGA
- a CDS encoding MgtC/SapB family protein has product MSLLDLDHLLRYWTATQWQANVLMLLHLLGAMILGLVLGYERAYHGRAAGMRTYALVCMASAAVIILLAYPQQWFGGLQAGGVLPPSADPTRVIQGVVTGIGFLCAGVIMKEGMNISGLTTAASLWAASSIGILVGMGFYFAAIMLTLLCASLMMWGAKLENTLPSHPAIAVMLRGEPGRLFRQDELAAFADHLGFRFAPGSLSIESSSGREEWRFVCTARRNFRSETLTRFANRVMEIPGVSEYRVTHARN; this is encoded by the coding sequence ATGAGCTTGCTCGACCTCGACCACCTGCTGCGCTATTGGACCGCCACCCAGTGGCAGGCCAATGTGCTGATGCTGCTGCACCTGCTGGGCGCCATGATTCTGGGCCTGGTGTTGGGCTATGAGCGGGCCTATCACGGCCGCGCAGCCGGCATGCGCACCTATGCCCTGGTCTGCATGGCCTCGGCCGCCGTCATCATCCTGCTGGCCTATCCGCAGCAGTGGTTCGGCGGCTTGCAGGCCGGCGGCGTGCTGCCGCCCTCGGCCGACCCGACGCGCGTGATCCAGGGCGTGGTCACCGGCATCGGCTTCCTGTGCGCCGGCGTGATCATGAAGGAAGGCATGAACATCAGCGGCCTGACCACGGCCGCATCGCTTTGGGCGGCTTCCTCGATCGGCATCCTGGTGGGCATGGGCTTCTATTTCGCTGCCATCATGCTGACCCTGCTCTGCGCCAGCCTGATGATGTGGGGCGCCAAGCTGGAAAACACCCTGCCCTCGCATCCGGCGATTGCCGTGATGTTGCGTGGTGAGCCGGGGCGGCTGTTCCGCCAGGACGAGCTGGCGGCCTTTGCCGACCATCTGGGCTTTCGCTTCGCACCGGGCTCGCTGAGCATCGAATCCAGCAGCGGGCGAGAGGAATGGCGCTTCGTCTGCACGGCACGCCGCAATTTCCGCAGCGAAACCCTGACCCGCTTCGCCAACCGTGTGATGGAGATTCCCGGCGTCTCTGAATACCGGGTCACGCATGCGCGCAACTGA